CGAATTGATGGCACGTCCTCATGCTGGTGGGCGACCTGAACAAATTTTACCCCTTCAACTAATTCAAGACTTATACAATCAAGGATACGGATTTAAACGTATTGCTAGGATACTAAGAGAACAGGGTATCAATACCAGCCATACGACAGTCCGCAATAAGCTCATAAATAACAAAAATTAGTTATTTTACCCTGCTATTATTGGGGAATTAGTTTTATTACCCTTAACAATTACTGCTTAAACGTAGGGTAAACTTACCCTTAATTCCTAATTTCCCGATTGTTCAAGGTAAAGAAACTGGACGTTGACGTTGATTGCTGTCCGTATGTTTAAAGATTTCCATATTGGCGAGGTTTGGTGAGGCAAGGACTATTCGGAAGCAAATACTACGGAGATAACCAAATGAATGTCAATACCGCTTTGTGCAATTTGTCAGAAACCATTAAAAGGTGTGTTTCTAAAAGACTTCTTTTGTCACGACTGCTATAAGTGTTGGGAGAATCAAATTCTATCTGGCGCTGAATGGGTTAGATGGTGCGAGAATGACGAACGTAAGCGAAGGTATGAGGAAAACAAGTGGATAGGGAGAAAACCGTATCCGATTTACTTTGAGTCCTTGGAAGCCTATGTAGAAAAGGTTCGTGAAATTTAGGAGAAATAAAAAATGACGTTAACAGAGTTGAAACAATTAATTTTAGATTTAGGATTTAACGACAACGCTAAAATCGTTTTATTAATCGGTAAAGCTGGTGATGATGATTACCAAATTGTTAAAGTAGACAGTGAAGGGAAGTTAGTGACGACTACATAAGAAATTACCAGGTTCAATGGCAGAGTTTAGCCTCTGCCAATCGGCAACAAGGTGGGAAGGCACATCCTCACTTTGTGCTTTATGTAATGATGAGAAGGATCGTTACAGGTTAACTTTTTGCGTTGAATAAAAAGTGTTGGGTAGGGCTAAGGCTCTGCCCTAACGGACAGCAATACTGAATTGCTGTATTAGGAGGGAGAGCGTAGCAATGCGTTCTCTCTTTTATTGTGCCTTACTCTAAGGTTCTATAAATCGCTGGCTATTGTAAAAATGGAAGCGACTGCACCTTTTGCGGCTACTTTTGAAATGGTATCTTTTTTATCCTTTTCTTTTTCAAGATGGACAAGATTTCTAAAATGTCTTGCTGAATCTGATAAACGGGAAATACCTACCTTTAAAAGTCCTTGTTGTTCACAGGTTTGAATATAACCATCAAAATCATTCTTAATCGGCTTAACTTGCTTATGTTTTAAATATAGTCTCAATAACTCTTCAATCACACCACCAGCAAGAATCACGGCTGGTTTTGAAAAACCCCATGATGCAAGGTTATATGCCTGCTCAACATCACGAAATATTATCTTCCTTTTAAAATTGTCTTTTATGAAATTTATTCTTTTACCAAAACCCGTCTTCGTAATGTCATAATCTTGTTGGATTGCTTTCCAATTTGTTCTGCTTGGAGGCAAAGTCAATAAAATTCCTTGTTCTGCTTGATAATTAGGGACTGAATAGGTAGACTTTTTCGAATCACGAGATTGTGTGTGTATTAATCTATGCTTATCCCACTCTTCCTGCTCTTGTAAAATATCTTCAAATGATTTGTATTTTAGGATATTTTCAGAGGGTGCTACATATGCATCCCACCTAGTAAAATCGGATACGTAACCACTTAATATTGGAGTCTGAATAATGATTCCAAGAGCGGTCTTGACATCATTTTCTGACAGACCAGTATTTCGGGCAATGTCGGGAACGGTCATTTTTTTCTCAAGGTTTTCTCTGTAATGACCTTGTAGCAAATCGAATATTAGACCACAATTTTTAGATATACTTATTGCATCAGGATTTTCCTTTACTAAATAAACAAACGCTAATAAGTTAATAGAATACAGGTTATCCTTCCTTTGCAAATAGCCAATTTGTTCAAGATGGTTTAGTTCAGGTATAGATTTCTCATTATCAGCCCGAAATCGTGCTGCGTTTAAACCACTCTGAGATTTTAAGGATGCTGAGAAGATGTCGCCTAACAGTTTCTTACCTTGATTACTTAGTGCCATTTTCGTGCTCAAACACGACCTCTACATAATCAGATTCTATCCCTCGCAGTAGTGGGTGTCAATCGAGATATCATTGAAAACCTTAGCTTAGTCACCTTTTACTATTGGTGTAATTATTGCACCTGATTCCGTTTCTCTGACCTCTGCAATGAGTCTGGGTTTTTCTGAGCGATTAATCAAGTCTTTGATTATTAATTCATCCACCCACAATTTGCACTCTACTGCTTGTTTACGAGTAATTTCTTGCGCTTTGTCATAATCGTGGGCAGCATCTCTGCTTCTAACGATGTAAAACTGCCTCATGTCATTTTCGTCAACATTAATAATTTTTAATGACTTAGAATCCTCGATAATTACATCTAATTCTGGTTTTTTGTTCGTCCTTTTATATGTTATTAACTCAATAATTTTAAAAAAATTTAGAAGTATATCCGCATATAAATATTCAATAGGCGCAGAAGACCTCAATAAAAATAGGGCAGTAGTATAGTAAGTGAATACCCGTGGATAATTTAGTGAAATCCAAGTTGTTAAATCTTCACCTATTAAGATATCTCTAGCAGTTATTGTTTTCTTGCCTGATGATAATATTTCTTTATCTACAACTAGTTTAATTGATTTATCACCAGACCAAATCGATTTATATTCATCATCTGAACTAAATAATTCTTCCTTTACCCAAAAGTGACCTAGAGTTGCTACAGATAATCCCACACAACTAAATTTGAATTTGACAAAAGTCTCCTCAAATGAACATCGAGTACTTTCTTCATCTATGCGATATTTCAAGAAATAATGACCATTCTTTTTATTCAACTCAAATAGCAGGTCTTCTCCTTTTATCGGTTTAAAATCATGAGTAATGGAATGAATTTGACAATAAACAGCATTTGGTTTTGCACTTATTTTTTTCACAATTAATCCCCCAGCTTTGCAGGATTGTAATCCTATACTGAACTTATGTCAATAAGGATGACTAGGTGTGGTATAATAAATTCACGATAAATCATGTATGAGTAACTTTTAAAGGAGGCGGTATTAGATGGCAGGAGAATTAGATGCGGATGAAATTTTTGAATTAGGTACGTGGCTTGGACATCTTGAAGCTGAT
The sequence above is a segment of the Candidatus Methylarchaceae archaeon HK02M2 genome. Coding sequences within it:
- a CDS encoding recombinase family protein, producing the protein MSLKERTTVCRVCNKEKPHSEFCKKDYGDVLLIDTICLKCAGFGRPSLDELMARPHAGGRPEQILPLQLIQDLYNQGYGFKRIARILREQGINTSHTTVRNKLINNKN